The genomic DNA aatattgaaaaaaaatatatctttataaatataataatatttaaatgtattaaaaaatacattaatttggtaaaaaaaatgtataattattataaatatatatataaatgtaaattcttcttttttttttttttttttttttttggaatataaatttatatttttttaattttttttttctttaatcaataaaaatatgtaaaatatatacatatataaaaatatatgataatataatatgtatataatataatatatatatctataataataataataataataaaataaaaaagggcattttttgtaaattatatttttaaaagatagtacataaaaatataatatatattattaatatataatatatatttttatatatatatatattttttttttttataatgtatattttatggGGTTGGGTTTTCAATTTACATTATATggtataatattaattagtataataataataatacatttcttaataaattttcatatccttatataattttagggcttttaaaagatataaatttacattttttttttttactttttaaatttttatttgttatagcctatataaaataataaatatatgaacaatattACCCtggtaaaatataaaaatataatatatatatatatatatatgtgaaagagtatattgaaaaataaaaataaaataggtataaatatattataatatatatatataataattataattttatatgtgttaattttaatactctatatatatcaattaatacgttcttattttttacaaaataatatacataataataattatatatatatatatatatatatatattgaaaaaaaaagtaagagatattttttatatataccttaGAGTGTAAAGTGCATCatgatttattttgtttatatagcaaaaaaaataatccatatattataatatatatataaatatatataatatatataatataatatatatatatttttcttttatttataatttaaaaaaaaaaaaaaaaaaaaatttatttttcatatataatcatatttttatacaaataaataattcaatGGTActctaaatatttatatatattttttcgattttaatatattattgttttattataatgaaagtaaaatttaaaaaaaaaaaataaaaataaatatacgtTTATATGTTAAcggttatttatattattattattatgattattttattttattttttttcccttgTTCTAGaaagatataattataagtatcttacataatataaaaaaaaatatatatgtagctataaatatatatatataagcctatatatctaatataaaattaattcatataatttaaatgtcttatctttttatttaataaataactaTCATATACTACTTTTTAAAAAGGAAACAACTAAAGTTTTGATTTCTAcatctttaaaaatataatatatttataatactctttttttttttttggaggattcataaaaaataataaggataCATTCTTAACATtttgttataaaataaaaaagtgtATATACATCAACttgaataaaaattatatgtttatatatatttcttttttcttttatatacccctatgaataaaaaaaatcgaAAGGTTATATTTTGGATTAATGTTTtcctcttcttttttatatgtcattatttattataagtCAATGTTGGTAGTATTAAAggttcttttaaaaaaaaataaaaatatatataacatatatatatatatatatatatttatttattttgtacaATTGTATGGTTAAAATTATtgttatcttttttatataatgaaagaaGCTAATGCatatgaaaaagatataagGCGACTTTTACCTGTTATGGTAATAAAaaggatgataataatataaatattaaatatatatatatatgtatttgttttattatctcTCATTTTAGCTAATAGGTTTAGTAACCGTTGTTATGTACACAATATTTGTTACAGTAAAAATTATGatctaataaaaaataatgaaacgATAATTAACCggacaatatataaataaatatatatatacacacatatatatatatatatatatatatatatatatatatatatatatgtaatatattttttgtgatAATTCTTTAGTTTTATTGTATGGTATTATTACAAATTAATGTGGAAAAacaatatgtaaatatagaTCTCTTAAATGAAGGATATACTAAATTAATAACATgtatcaaaaatattatccaccacatatatatatatatataaaatattttattataatctttAATATTGTAcagtatatacatatatttatatgtatttctttattttttttttaattatatagttCATATACTACTCTTTCTACTCATATGGtctttttataaaacatacAAAGTAAACCCAGGAAATATTCCTggtaatttataaataaaattaaattcatGTTATTTCAGAGAAacatcataaaaatattgtattttcaatatgaacatattttttatattttgtttttacatATAAGATAATCATGAATGGAGAGTTGAACCAAATATTGGAAGAATAAAGGAAAGGGAAAAAACaggttataataaaaaaaatataaatacataaatgaatatatatctaaatatataaatatatatatatatatatatatcaaccCACTGTTCCAATTCCACAATTACTTTTaattatatggatatatttttatttattcatttacattttcataactttttttttttttttcttttttttttacctgaCCATGTCAGGTGAACTTCGTTATTGCATTCatgagaaaaaatataaacccGATAGATCACATTATTGCCGgttaaacaaataaaaataaataaatgaaataatatacatatgtatatgtctatattatatatttatgttaatgaaattaattatatatataaagaataaataaatgatacgaaaaatatatatatatatatatatatatatatatatttttttttaagggcAATCGAAAAGAATGTCTTAAAAATGGACCATTATTGTCCATGGgtaatcataaaaaaaataaaatctaaaaatgatgatatatattaaatagaaataaatcttaatattattaatatgtatagtTTGTACTATTCttaattattatctttaaaaATGGAATAACATACTtgtttaacatatatatatatatatatatatatatatattaattttttttattttttatttttttttatttttattttttttaaaataaccCTTCCTTTTATAATCATTTACATTGTAGGTGGCTAATTGTGTAggattttataattataaattttttttgttaagtTTATTTTATGCGAATATATGTTgcttatatgttaatataaattgTTATACGTCATTCCCAAATTTTTATTCAAACCCAAATATACTATTCAATGaggtattttatttattcttggAAATTGTCTTGGCATCTGTCATTTTAATgtagcaaaaaaaaaaaatgaaataaaatgacataatatatatatattatataaaaatattccaaaatgataaaatatgtatttttttttttttttttttttttttttttttctatagtATCATATTTCCATTTTTCTTATTCCACATATATTTGACGTCTAAGAATTATACGACCCTTGAATTTTGTGTGGTAAGAATTTAAGATTGAGGCaaataggaaaaaaaaaaaataaaccatacatatatataaatatatatatatatataatattatgtatttattttatttttctatagACTGGACAATGGGAGAAGGGAAATATATACGATTTGGGAATTGAAGAAAATTTTAAACAAGTTTTAGTAACAACACATAAATAgcaaaatgatattatacatatatatatatatatatatgtgtatgttttaattttttttttttttttttttttttttagggaGATAATGTTTTGTTTTGGATTTTTCCTCTTGGAAAACCGAAAGGAAACGGGCTATTCTACAAAACAGCTGATCAGAtgggttatatatataaatgaaataaaaaaaaaatttataaatctttaaacatatgatatatatatatatatatatattttcaacaGTTGTAACAGATTTGGatacataaaaatagatCAAATATTCATCATTATATTAAAGTTGTattgtcatttttttttaaattattatatgtttttttaatttattattttttttttttttttgttctcacttataatttttttttgaattttcctaaaatgtatataatatatatatatatatatatatatgtaatttttttttttttttttatatataaatatatcaaattaaagaaataacTATTTCTAAAAgtattttgttttgtttatatatatatatatatatatatatatttatatggtaTCTATAACaggagaaaaatataatatggtatttttataaacatctatataatatatatataacattatatatgttattatatttatttacgtATATGTagaatatgatataataatatgttatattaataaatgtaagaataatataattcattttagttgttttttttgttgaattatatttagaaaataattggaaataaataaataaatacatatatatatatatatatatatatatccaaacGTTGTctctcaaaaaaaaaaaaaaaaaaaatatattatatataatatatgcataacatatatttttctttttttaattcaaaaTGTTACAATTGTGATATATTTTCCATTACTAATATctgatcaaaaaaaaaaaaaaaaaaaaaaaaaaaaaaatatatatatatatatatatatatatacatgtatgtATGATGAATTTCATAAGGTTATCACTTGATGCATACCCAGTAAAGTAaccaataaaaaaaaaagaaaaaaaaaaaaaaaaagtgttcttatatttgtataataaatGTGACATTGGTTACAtcatgattattatatatatatatatatatatatatatatgtacatattttatatgttacattttcatttatttattttttttttttttttttttgaagataTTACAAAAGAACATACAAAGTAACGAACATATTAAAGATAAATGGTATTGGTTTATTGAATTGGGACtgtgataaaataaaaaatttcattTCTAAATTTGATGTTACttgtatgatatatttaattgaCAATGAagatatgatttatatagaATTTTATAGAAAGAAGGACTGCACCTttgtttataaatttttcaacaatgtaatataatacaaataaaataaaaggaaagaatattaaaatgtataaatatatatatatatatatatatatatacatttatttttatttttatttttttgaagacTTTGCCGACTGGGTCGACATGTAGTATATCTGATGTGAGTGCAGAATATGCAAATATAAAATACGAAATAAATAACAATGCTTGTGCAATTTATTCTTGTGATTATTCTTGCttattaaaacataaagaatatattacaattattGATAATGTTCTTGATAAGAAATTATCAGATGAAATTCTtgagaattataaaaatgaaaaatggtTAATGTATACAAAAAATGATGGTAcgacaattaaaaaaaaaaataaaaataaataaataaaaataaaaataaaaataaataaaaataaaaataaataaataaataattgtatatattatatatatacaatttttatgataatatatattttaatatctcaattttttcatttttttttttgatttatttattttttgtagaGATCAATGTTGGATATTATTTCTGTAGAAATAttccaaataaaatatataaatcttaCTGTATTTCAAAATtagattcttttttttctctagAATTTTTAGAAcgaataacaaaaatatttaataatagaCAACCCAACCAAATTACTATATTAAACTGTCATCTCAAAAAAGCTATAGAATATGTTATTGAATCAAGTTATATTTTTGacgtaataaaaataaaaaattaagtgtatatgaatatataaataaatatatatatatatatgtatttgtttatgtgtgtatattttatatataggaTGAAATAGCCTTTTTAGTGCTAGGAAACGAATTACCAATGTCATTTCTTGATATACGAAACAGTAGgataacaacaaaaaaataaaatatataaatatatatatatatatatatatatatatttatttatgtattttttatctttttatattatttcattgtagaagaaaaattaaaccTTGTAATTGAGAGTAATACCCTTTTAAGAATTAAAGGGAAATTAAGGCATGAGATAATTTTTGgaattccaaaaaaaaaaaaaattcaaatgcAAGATAAggtaataacaaaaaattataagaagaaaacaaattgatgttattatattgtaaAGGGATTTATcataacatattattttatttttttttttatagcttATGGATAGAAAAAATAGCTACCTCGTCATATTCAGGTTCATTAGAGAGGATAATATACAAAACTTTGTAACGCAAAAGATTAAACATAAAATACCTCCAAATgaaaaacaagaaaaagaTTGTATTCCTATTGATGTAAATGAATACACGTCAGAAAAATTAGAGAAGACGTATGTATTAGATGTTTACAACCAAATAGCTTTGCATTTTGGTCACACAAGGTaagaacaaaaagaaaacacacacacatatacatatatatatatatatatatatatatttatttatttatatttatttattcatttatattttattatttgcacAATTTCCTCcttttgaataatatatttttttatagataCAAATCGTGGAAAAatgtagaaaatataattaatgaagaaaaaaaagggaaTATAATTTTAGATGTAGGATGTGGAAATGGAAAGAATTTGCGTGAAtcatcaaaatatttttatataggaTTAGATTTTAGTCTTTATTTATTGATGCTTGCAAAGAAAAAGACGAACACGGATTTGCTGTTATCGAATTGTATAAACATACCATTAAGATCGAGTGagaaacaacaaaaaaaaaaaaaaatacatacacaaatgaacatatatatatatatatatatatatatatatatatatatatatatatataattatatatatatataattatatattttttttattttgtttttagaTTTGGCTGATTTGTGTATATCCATTGCAGTTATACATCACTTGGGTACACATGAAAAAAggtaacataaaaaaaaaaaaataaaataataatacatatataaatatatatatatatatatatatatatatatatatatatataaataaataaataaataaaggaataacatatattattacattatatatatatatatatatatatatatatatatatatatctttatttatttatttatttatttatttatttatttatttatttattttacataataGAAAACAAGCAGTCAATGAAATGGTTCGGTGCACGAAAGTTGGAGGAAggattttaatatatgtctGGTAtgtaaaagataatatatacatatatatatatatatatatatatatatatatatatacatttattatttttatttttttttttttttagggcCTATGAACAACAAGAAAATGTTGTAGGAAATCGAAAATTTGATTCTCAAGATAGTaagagaaaaagaaatataaatttaagaaAATTGTTGAAGGgcttattaattataattttaatatatttatatatgcaactatttatttgtttgttttatttttcttttttttagtaTTCGTACCATGGTACTTTCAACAACAATATAAAACAGAAGGACAAGATGATGACACAGGAGGAGGAGAAGAAGAACAacaagaaaaggaaaaagaagaaaatcaTAAGTTTAAACCTGTAAAAAAAGGTAACATGTTTTAAAAACATcgaaaattaaattaaaaaatatatatatattttgatacatatctttataaataatttatattgtatatataatttgtagtagttattttaaaatataaagtagtacaaaaaaaaaaaaaaaaaaaggaaaaccTTATTGataccatatatatatatatatatatatatatatatttttatttgtagaTCTAGTTAAATTAGAAAGATATTAccatgtttttaaaaaagaagaattatatgaattatgtAATAGCATCGAAGGAGTACAGGTTGagaaattttattttgattgtAATAACTGGGGAattatattaagaaaaaatttttaattttttttttgtgtaaatatttgatattatatatatatatatatatatatatatgtaatatttggaatattaaaaacaatacatataataatattttcttctattgAATGccttaaaatttatatagtatatgtatatcttttctttcttattcttattgttataaaattgtttttttaatatattaaaatatcaaacataaaaataatatatatatgtgtatttatatataatagatcaaattatatttcttgAAAGATAAATAATTTCCATTTTGTTAtcacaaaaattatatatatatatatatatatatatatatatttttattttttttatttttcattatgaattcatataaaaaatatgatgtgGCTTCACATAAAATTTATGATGTTATTTTAATTGGTGGCGGTTTATTCAATTGCTgcttgtattattatttaaaattaaaaaattctgAACTGtcgataataataatagaaaaagaagaaaagttAGGAGGGTATATAAagacatatacatataatatggatgataaaaaaatattagtaGAGTTAGGTCCGAATATGTTTAAATTATGTAATGAAagttataatttaattaataaactTAATTTACTTTCTAGTGTTAGATTATTAGATGATAAActtataagatatatatataataaaaaacatcataaattatatcctttgtatttaaatatattttcttatttatctttccctttaataaatatttcaaataaaattaaattactCTTCAAATTAATCtttaaacaatataaaaatttaaattcatatataaacgATATATCTgtagaaaattatatgaaagatAATTTCGATTCACaacattataattttttacttttGCCTTTTATATATGGCTCGTGTGCAGGCAATGGACAAATATCTGCACTTTCCTTCTTCTCAAGAAATTTAAagctttttaataataaagtgaattctttatatatatggaatgACAAAATTAAAAGGGAGAACCAAAATGCAAATGCAAATGCAAATACAAATACAAATACAAATGCAAATACAAATGCAAATACAAATACAAATACAAATACAAAAtgtgttaataataattctctTATTTATCAAcatttgaataataaaaaaaaaaaattttatttatttacaccatgtcataatttattttaccTTTCAAATAATAACTCAAAAatgt from Plasmodium sp. gorilla clade G2 genome assembly, chromosome: 10 includes the following:
- a CDS encoding methyltransferase, putative, coding for MMNFIRLSLDAYPVKYYKRTYKVTNILKINGIGLLNWDCDKIKNFISKFDVTCMIYLIDNEDMIYIEFYRKKDCTFVYKFFNNTLPTGSTCSISDVSAEYANIKYEINNNACAIYSCDYSCLLKHKEYITIIDNVLDKKLSDEILENYKNEKWLMYTKNDEINVGYYFCRNIPNKIYKSYCISKLDSFFSLEFLERITKIFNNRQPNQITILNCHLKKAIEYVIESSYIFDDEIAFLVLGNELPMSFLDIRNKEKLNLVIESNTLLRIKGKLRHEIIFGIPKKKKIQMQDKLMDRKNSYLVIFRFIREDNIQNFVTQKIKHKIPPNEKQEKDCIPIDVNEYTSEKLEKTYVLDVYNQIALHFGHTRYKSWKNVENIINEEKKGNIILDVGCGNGKNLRESSKYFYIGLDFSLYLLMLAKKKTNTDLLLSNCINIPLRSNLADLCISIAVIHHLGTHEKRKQAVNEMVRCTKVGGRILIYVWAYEQQENVVGNRKFDSQDIFVPWYFQQQYKTEGQDDDTGGGEEEQQEKEKEENHKFKPVKKDLVKLERYYHVFKKEELYELCNSIEGVQVEKFYFDCNNWGIILRKNF
- a CDS encoding palmitoyltransferase, putative, translating into MKEANAYEKDIRRLLPVMLIGLVTVVMYTIFVTFYCMVLLQINVEKQYVNIDLLNEGYTKLITFHILLFLLIWSFYKTYKVNPGNIPDNHEWRVEPNIGRIKEREKTGELRYCIHEKKYKPDRSHYCRAIEKNVLKMDHYCPWVANCVGFYNYKFFLLSLFYANICCLYVNINCYTSFPNFYSNPNILFNEVFYLFLEIVLASVILIIIFPFFLFHIYLTSKNYTTLEFCVTGQWEKGNIYDLGIEENFKQVLGDNVLFWIFPLGKPKGNGLFYKTADQMGYIYK